Proteins encoded in a region of the Flavobacteriales bacterium genome:
- the rpsO gene encoding 30S ribosomal protein S15 → MYLTAEKKIEFFKKFGGSENNTGSSEAQIAMFTFRIAHLTEHLKKNRKDFATQRALIALVGKRRNHLDYLKKKDINRYRAIVKELGLRR, encoded by the coding sequence ATGTATTTAACAGCAGAAAAGAAGATTGAATTCTTCAAAAAATTTGGAGGTAGCGAAAACAACACAGGAAGCTCAGAAGCTCAAATCGCTATGTTCACATTCAGAATTGCTCACTTAACAGAGCACTTAAAAAAGAATAGAAAGGATTTCGCTACGCAAAGAGCACTAATTGCTTTAGTAGGTAAAAGAAGAAATCACTTAGATTACTTAAAAAAGAAAGACATCAATCGTTATAGAGCGATTGTTAAAGAATTAGGATTACGTAGATAA